From Longimicrobiales bacterium, a single genomic window includes:
- a CDS encoding proline dehydrogenase family protein, whose translation MSIARAALLRASRNPFLAEQFRKRAFARRAVRRFMPGEDMSAALDAASQFGAAGIGSVVTSLGEQVRTREEAEAVREHYLALLGAVHARGLPTQISVKLTHLGLDVDVETCFESLRALATRAAASGSMVWLDMEEATYVDATLDLYRRLTNEQLRVGLCLQAYLRRTPADLESLLPSSPVIRLVKGAYQESADVAFPAKKDTDAAFLQLAKRLLDYAPAGALPVMGTHDLRLIGKIREYADALALPSGAYEVHMLYGIRSAAQRELAGSGTSVRVLISYGVNWFPWYMRRIAERPANMWFVVRNLVP comes from the coding sequence ATGTCCATCGCCCGTGCTGCACTCCTCCGCGCATCGCGCAATCCATTCCTGGCGGAGCAGTTCCGGAAGCGCGCGTTCGCGCGGCGTGCGGTGCGCCGGTTCATGCCGGGCGAGGACATGTCGGCCGCGCTCGACGCGGCATCGCAGTTCGGTGCGGCCGGCATCGGTAGCGTCGTTACGAGCCTCGGCGAGCAGGTACGCACGCGCGAGGAAGCGGAAGCGGTGCGGGAACATTACCTCGCGCTGCTCGGCGCGGTGCATGCGCGCGGTCTGCCCACTCAGATCTCGGTCAAGCTCACGCACCTCGGGCTCGACGTTGATGTCGAGACGTGCTTCGAGAGTCTGCGTGCCCTCGCGACCCGTGCGGCCGCATCCGGGTCGATGGTATGGCTCGACATGGAGGAGGCGACCTATGTGGATGCCACGCTCGACCTGTATCGCCGGCTCACGAACGAGCAGCTGCGTGTCGGCCTGTGCCTCCAGGCTTACCTGCGACGCACACCGGCCGACCTGGAGTCGCTGCTGCCGTCTTCACCCGTGATCCGACTGGTGAAGGGGGCGTATCAGGAGTCGGCGGACGTCGCGTTCCCGGCGAAGAAGGACACCGATGCGGCATTCCTGCAGCTCGCGAAGCGGCTGCTCGACTATGCGCCCGCGGGCGCGCTACCGGTCATGGGGACGCACGACCTGCGGCTGATCGGGAAGATCCGCGAGTATGCGGATGCCCTGGCGCTGCCATCCGGCGCGTACGAGGTGCACATGCTGTATGGCATCCGTTCCGCCGCGCAGCGTGAGCTGGCGGGGAGCGGCACGAGCGTGCGCGTGCTGATAAGTTATGGAGTGAACTGGTTCCCGTGGTACATGCGACGCATAGCCGAACGGCCGGCGAACATGTGGTTCGTCGTGAGGAACCTCGTCCCCTGA
- a CDS encoding amphi-Trp domain-containing protein, whose protein sequence is MARKDRDITRGYSRAQFVAKLRRLADSIETGTAFTIQVAGERMRIPADATFNIEHERAGSTEELEFQLIWTAE, encoded by the coding sequence ATGGCAAGGAAAGACAGGGACATCACACGCGGCTACTCCCGTGCCCAGTTCGTCGCCAAGCTCCGCCGCCTCGCCGACTCCATCGAGACCGGCACCGCCTTCACGATCCAGGTTGCCGGCGAGCGGATGCGCATTCCCGCCGATGCCACGTTCAACATTGAGCACGAGCGCGCCGGCTCGACCGAGGAGCTGGAATTTCAGCTGATCTGGACGGCAGAGTAG